A part of Labrys wisconsinensis genomic DNA contains:
- a CDS encoding carbon-phosphorus lyase complex subunit PhnI, whose product MQNTVIGGERAIRASLALLERQKRGDADVAKIEPDQILQQLGRAIDRVTSEAGYLDRTMAARAIHQAQGDLAEATTLLRAFKSTLPCFGIAEPFDTDRIAIRRRIATTHKDIAGGQFLGATYDYTHRLLGTGTAVDLDDGDLLDVAPPARDPVLGSAFASEELQPLLIAPSSHEPAAACQAERASRLASLALADEGTLTSVANAAMQDMGTNHPLVADLRVGEVGVALRIEDLGLAVDLADILVTECQTIHETIDGAGRHDPGFTLGYGLCFGQSERKAITMALAERWLRWDEFGEPPSSVGQDAAFVLRHADPVIGAGQVQHLKLPHYVDFQAQIQTLKAMRDGSNR is encoded by the coding sequence GTGCAGAACACCGTCATAGGCGGCGAGCGCGCCATACGCGCGTCGCTGGCGTTGCTGGAGAGGCAGAAGCGCGGCGATGCCGACGTCGCCAAGATCGAGCCGGATCAAATTCTGCAGCAGCTCGGTCGCGCCATCGATCGCGTCACGTCGGAGGCCGGGTATCTCGATCGGACGATGGCCGCACGGGCGATCCACCAGGCGCAGGGCGATCTCGCCGAAGCGACGACCCTGCTGAGGGCGTTCAAGTCGACGCTTCCCTGTTTCGGGATCGCCGAACCCTTCGACACGGATCGGATCGCCATACGCCGCAGGATCGCGACCACGCACAAGGATATTGCCGGCGGCCAGTTTCTGGGCGCGACGTATGACTATACGCACCGTCTGCTCGGAACCGGAACAGCCGTCGATCTCGACGATGGAGACCTGCTGGACGTCGCCCCACCGGCTCGCGACCCCGTGCTCGGCTCGGCGTTCGCCTCGGAGGAGCTTCAGCCGCTGCTGATCGCTCCCTCCTCGCATGAGCCGGCTGCCGCGTGCCAAGCCGAGCGCGCGTCACGCCTGGCATCGCTGGCCCTTGCGGACGAGGGCACCCTGACAAGCGTGGCCAATGCCGCAATGCAGGACATGGGCACCAACCACCCGCTGGTCGCAGACCTTCGCGTCGGCGAGGTCGGCGTGGCGCTTCGCATCGAAGACCTCGGCCTGGCGGTGGACCTGGCCGATATTCTCGTGACCGAATGCCAGACGATTCATGAAACCATCGACGGAGCAGGCCGCCACGACCCCGGATTTACCCTCGGCTATGGCTTGTGCTTCGGCCAATCCGAGCGGAAAGCCATCACGATGGCGCTGGCGGAACGATGGCTGCGCTGGGACGAGTTTGGCGAGCCGCCGTCTTCCGTGGGACAGGACGCCGCCTTCGTGCTTCGCCATGCCGACCCTGTCATCGGCGCCGGCCAGGTGCAGCACCTGAAGCTCCCCCACTATGTCGACTTCCAGGCGCAGATTCAGACCCTGAAGGCGATGCGAGACGGGAGCAACCGATGA
- a CDS encoding alpha-D-ribose 1-methylphosphonate 5-phosphate C-P-lyase PhnJ — MTTRASDGILGDRGPAGTPSFVHENEKRAVRRTILKAIAIPGHFIPHEGGDLPLPSGWGTGGIRLTASIAGSRDVLKVIDQGTDEATNASSIRRFFQSSAGLRVTKKASEATLIQSRHRIPETPLHNGQVLILQVPLPDPLRTLVRSELERRRLHGNREYGLMFLKLYEDVTRYGTENTAFAHPVRVNGHYVVSPSPIPRFDNPKLNRSAGLILFGAGTDGKIYAIPPYTDVASLAFDDRPFHRGVTGRTCLRCGATDSYLDEVFAADGTAYACSDTDYCEQRRDAAAAKAT; from the coding sequence ATGACGACGCGCGCCTCGGACGGCATTCTCGGGGATCGCGGCCCCGCCGGCACCCCGAGCTTCGTCCATGAGAATGAAAAGCGGGCGGTTCGCCGGACCATCCTGAAGGCGATAGCCATCCCCGGCCATTTCATCCCGCACGAGGGCGGCGACCTGCCGCTTCCCAGCGGCTGGGGGACGGGCGGGATCCGGCTGACCGCATCGATCGCAGGTTCGCGCGACGTGCTGAAGGTCATCGACCAGGGCACGGACGAGGCGACGAACGCCTCCTCCATCCGGCGCTTCTTTCAGTCCTCCGCGGGTCTGCGGGTGACGAAGAAGGCGTCGGAAGCAACGCTCATCCAGTCCCGGCACCGCATTCCGGAAACGCCGCTGCACAACGGCCAGGTCCTGATCCTGCAGGTGCCGCTGCCGGATCCGTTGAGAACGCTCGTCCGTTCCGAACTGGAGCGCCGCCGGCTCCACGGCAATCGCGAATACGGCCTGATGTTCCTGAAGCTCTATGAGGATGTGACACGGTACGGAACGGAGAATACCGCCTTCGCTCACCCCGTTCGAGTGAACGGCCACTATGTGGTGTCGCCCTCGCCCATACCGAGATTCGACAATCCGAAGCTGAACCGCAGCGCCGGGCTGATCCTGTTCGGCGCCGGCACGGACGGCAAGATCTACGCCATTCCGCCTTACACGGATGTGGCGAGCCTGGCATTCGACGACCGCCCTTTCCACAGAGGGGTGACGGGGCGGACCTGCCTTCGATGCGGCGCGACCGATTCCTATCTCGATGAAGTCTTCGCCGCCGACGGCACCGCCTATGCCTGCTCCGACACCGACTATTGCGAGCAGCGCCGCGATGCGGCCGCGGCGAAGGCCACCTGA
- the phnH gene encoding phosphonate C-P lyase system protein PhnH, producing the protein MTFDLASPSSAFLGFADPPRDSQVTFRALMDAMSRPAQPVPLTVACDMPPTLDPVVAAVGLTLLDETTPAWVDRRLIDQESIDFLRHHAEVTLAEEPEEAAFVILGCGSDSADVLQRLSRGTRSEPETSATAIVALTNGGEPLDYVAKGPGIENAVVLSLSSASRSLIDAAQLLNADFPLGIELILCIGETLVGLPRTTRLTLCRTPS; encoded by the coding sequence ATGACCTTTGACCTTGCAAGTCCGTCGAGCGCGTTCCTCGGATTCGCCGATCCGCCGCGCGATTCCCAGGTGACATTTCGCGCCTTGATGGATGCCATGTCGCGGCCGGCTCAGCCTGTGCCGCTCACGGTCGCCTGCGACATGCCGCCGACGCTCGATCCGGTTGTCGCGGCTGTCGGCCTGACCCTGCTGGATGAGACCACGCCGGCCTGGGTCGATCGACGCCTGATTGATCAGGAGTCGATCGACTTTCTTCGTCATCACGCCGAGGTGACGCTCGCCGAGGAGCCTGAGGAGGCTGCGTTCGTCATACTCGGCTGCGGGTCGGACAGCGCGGATGTCCTGCAGCGGCTGTCCCGCGGAACCCGGTCCGAGCCGGAAACATCAGCGACCGCAATCGTCGCGCTGACGAACGGCGGCGAGCCGTTGGACTATGTCGCCAAGGGGCCGGGGATCGAGAATGCGGTGGTGCTCTCACTGAGCAGCGCCTCTCGTTCGCTGATCGATGCCGCTCAGCTTCTGAATGCCGACTTCCCACTAGGCATCGAGCTGATTCTCTGCATCGGGGAAACTCTTGTCGGCCTCCCCAGAACCACGAGGCTCACGCTGTGCAGAACACCGTCATAG
- the phnG gene encoding phosphonate C-P lyase system protein PhnG, whose protein sequence is MCRVTRPDGRRWWLGVLAKCEPSALRAEWDDLNVDPAFSWLVQPQAGVIRLRGRLDRHGHAFDAGLLPVTKASLKLETGEIGMAYVPGHSMEHAGLAALLDALLQTDLCPIIVPAIERLEAARQGRAAEARRLTAATAVEFTMKAQNDL, encoded by the coding sequence ATGTGCCGGGTGACGCGACCCGACGGGCGTCGCTGGTGGCTCGGTGTGCTGGCGAAATGCGAGCCGTCGGCGTTGCGCGCCGAGTGGGACGACCTGAATGTCGACCCGGCGTTCTCATGGCTGGTGCAGCCGCAGGCGGGCGTCATCCGGTTGCGTGGCCGGCTGGATCGCCATGGCCATGCTTTCGATGCGGGCCTTCTGCCCGTGACCAAAGCCTCCCTGAAGCTCGAAACCGGGGAGATCGGCATGGCTTACGTCCCGGGGCACAGCATGGAGCATGCCGGGCTCGCCGCGCTGCTCGACGCGCTGCTGCAAACGGACCTGTGCCCGATCATCGTGCCGGCGATCGAGCGCCTCGAGGCCGCCCGGCAGGGACGGGCTGCGGAAGCCAGGCGATTGACGGCGGCGACAGCGGTCGAGTTCACGATGAAGGCGCAGAATGACCTTTGA